Proteins from a single region of Rhipicephalus sanguineus isolate Rsan-2018 unplaced genomic scaffold, BIME_Rsan_1.4 Seq912, whole genome shotgun sequence:
- the LOC119378652 gene encoding uncharacterized protein LOC119378652 gives MSHSDDTASGIKSTATSSRVDSSAVSTSSPHGRLSHFIDDSCLKNVALEDDVSTAEETRALRSHSPATMDTTQDETLHKNVVLLFDKSYPFTIVGALRIAILFLSLLSLICVASAGTKDYDVLQLPRSERVRLHLFVCVLAFLLTAALMVVDNSSVVHILPLNWALIDTVLWGVVALLFLVSSSLLIHSKVLYQRTYFTIVDWTCSLFVVSGIFGLGCVCSCFALGVLRFVRPKAPLQCLSPAIASRDIMMSPITIS, from the exons ATGAGCCACTCCGATGATACGGCATCGGGGATCAAGTCCACGGCGACGTCAAGCCGAGTAGACTCGAGTGCAGTGTCAACTTCATCTCCTCACGGCCGCCTGTCACATTTCATCGACGACTCTTGTCTAAAAAACGTTGCTCTTGAAGACGATGTTAGCACAGCTGAGGAAACGAGGGCCCTTCGTAGCCATTCACCAGCAACTATGGACACTACACAGGATGAAACACTGCACAAGAACGTCGTGCTACTTTTTGACAAGTCTTATCCCTTCACCATCGTAGGCGCGCTAAGGATCGCCATTCTG TTTCTGTCTCTGCTGAGTCTCATATGCGTAGCAAGTGCGGGAACCAAGGATTATGACGTCCTGCAGCTGCCACGGTCTGAACGTGTTCGCCTACacctgtttgtgtgtgtgctggcATTTCTGCTAACAGCTGCTCTGATGGTAGTGGACAACTCCTCCGTAGTCCACATCCTGCCCCTAAATTGGGCCCTCATC GACACAGTGCTGTGGGGAGTAGTGGCCCTTCTGTTTCTGGTCTCATCCTCGCTACTGATACACAGCAAGGTGCTTTACCAACGGACTTACTTTACAATTGTTGACTGGACCTGCAGCCTTTTCGTTGTCTCTGGG ATATTTGGTCTGGGCTGTGTATGCTCCTGCTTTGCTCTGGGAGTTCTGCGCTTTGTTCGACCCAAGGCCCCTCTTCAATGCCTGTCCCCAGCAATTGCCAGTCGGGACATTATGATGTCGCCCATAACCATCAGTTGA